From a single Brassica oleracea var. oleracea cultivar TO1000 chromosome C5, BOL, whole genome shotgun sequence genomic region:
- the LOC106293921 gene encoding protein trichome birefringence-like 1, whose amino-acid sequence MTSESVKHMPIHGGTTISAASFELKGFLSAAKPRKASTFVYAFVITFVAFTVLLVFTPSPITVSHSIPSYILPNVTASTTLPAPAPENLTPAIKNATFESPIGNGTNSLASDSRSDHAWENMLSPDNKTGDTSRSSDKQLPAETPLFKDPAVNSSAFKKRKQRRKSWMRREIKSLKNCEFYEGEWVKDDSYPLYKPGSCNLIDEQFTCISNGRPDAEFQKLKWKPKQCTLPRLNGGKLLEMIRGRRLAFVGDSLNRNMWESLVCILKGSVKDKSQVFEAHGRHQFRWEAEYSFVFKDYNCTVEFFASPFLVQEWEVSDKNGTKKETLRLDVVGKSSEQYKGADILVFNTGHWWTHDKTSKGEDYYQEGSNVHPKLDVDEAFRKALTTWGQWVDENVNPKKSLVFFRGYSPSHFSGGQWNAGGACDDETEPIKNETYLTPYPSKMLILERVLKGMKSPVTYLNITRLTDYRKDAHPSVYRKHKLSAKERKSPLLYQDCSHWCLPGVPDSWNEILYAEMLVKLHQLRGNRRRKPKGL is encoded by the exons ATGACTTCAGAGTCTGTCAAGCATATGCCTATCCACGGCGGAACAACCATCTCCGCCGCATCCTTCGAATTAAAAGGCTTTCTCTCAGCCGCGAAACCAAGAAAAGCCTCGACTTTTGTATACGCCTTCGTCATAACCTTTGTTGCCTTCACTGTTCTCTTAGTCTTCACACCTTCTCCCATCACTGTCTCTCATTCCATTCCTTCATACATTCTCCCTAATGTCACTGCCTCCACCACATTGCCAGCACCCGCGCCGGAAAATCTCACTCCGGCTATTAAAAACGCAACCTTTGAGTCTCCCATCGGTAATGGAACAAATTCACTTGCTTCTGACTCCCGGAGCGACCATGCATGGGAGAACATGTTGTCTCCCGACAATAAGACTGGTGATACTTCTCGAAGTTCCGACAAACAACTACCCGCGGAAACTCCTCTGTTTAAGGATCCAGCAGTCAATTCCTCTGCTTTTAAGAAGAGAAAACAGAGGAGGAAGTCGTGGATGAGACGAGAGATAAAGTCTTTAAAGAACTGCGAGTTTTACGAGGGAGAGTGGGTGAAAGACGACTCGTATCCTCTCTACAAACCCGGTTCGTGTAATCTGATCGACGAGCAGTTTACTTGTATCTCCAACGGGAGACCTGACGCTGAGTTTCAGAAATTGAAGTGGAAGCCAAAGCAATGCACTTTACCAAG GTTGAATGGAGGCAAATTGCTGGAGATGATTAGAGGAAGAAGACTCGCGTTTGTTGGAGATTCACTGAATAGGAACATGTGGGAGTCTTTGGTTTGTATTCTCAAAGGATCAGTGAAAGATAAGAGTCAAGTCTTTGAAGCTCATGGACGGCATCAGTTCCGTTGGGAGGCTGAGTACTCGTTCGTCTTCAAA GATTATAATTGCACTGTGGAGTTCTTTGCATCACCTTTCTTGGTTCAAGAATGGGAAGTTTCCGACAAGAACGGGACTAAGAAGGAGACTCTGAGGTTAGATGTGGTAGGGAAGTCGTCTGAGCAGTACAAAGGAGCTGATATTCTAGTATTCAATACTGGACATTGGTGGACTCATGACAAAACTTCCAAAGG GGAGGATTATTATCAAGAAGGAAGCAATGTACACCCGAAACTCGACGTGGATGAAGCTTTTAGGAAAGCATTAACGACTTGGGGTCAATGGGTTGATGAGAATGTCAATCCAAAGAAGTCTCTTGTCTTCTTCCGTGGATATTCACCTTCACATTTCAG TGGAGGGCAATGGAATGCGGGAGGGGCTTGCGATGATGAAACAGAACCGATCAAGAACGAGACATACCTAACGCCTTACCCTTCTAAAATGTTAATACTTGAAAGAGTTCTAAAGGGGATGAAATCTCCGGTCACGTATCTCAACATCACAAGGCTAACAGATTACAGAAAGGACGCTCACCCATCTGTTTATAGGAAACATAAACTATCTGCAAAAGAAAGGAAATCACCATTGTTGTACCAAGACTGTAGTCACTGGTGCCTCCCAGGTGTGCCTGATTCTTGGAACGAGATTCTCTATGCTGAGATGCTTGTAAAGCTCCACCAGCTTCGGGGCAACAGACGGCGGAAACCTAAAGGTTTATAG
- the LOC106295984 gene encoding activator of 90 kDa heat shock protein ATPase homolog gives MAKFGEGDKRWIVEDRPDGTNVHNWHWAETNCLEWSRNFFNNQFSDAVILSGEGNLFIKIKKVEKLEGEAYVNVRKGKIIPGYELSVSLSWEGEAKDSEGKTISKAEGSVDMPYISDENADEDPEVRVSVKDEGAVGKTLKEAMVKKGKGVVLEKVRVFVEAMARGGPCRDELENKKVAPKSAPAAATVEKTSTLPAVVVKEKKKVKTKEGFKTITMTEKFSCRAKDLYEILMDENRWKGFTQSNAKISKDVNGPISVFDGSVTGMNVELEEGKLIVQKWRFGSWPDGLDSTVKIAFEEPEPGVTIVNLTHTDVPEEDRYGNATVVENTERGWRDLIFHRIRAVFGFGM, from the exons ATGGCGAAGTTCGGCGAAGGCGACAAGCGATGGATCGTCGAAGACCGTCCCGACGGCACCAACGTCCACAACTGGCACTGGGCCGAAACCAACTGCCTCGAATGGTCCCGCAACTTCTTCAACAACCAATTCTCCGACGCCGTCATCCTCTCCGGCGAAGGCAACCTCTTCATCAAAATCAAGAAAGTGGAGAAGCTCGAAGGCGAGGCGTACGTGAACGTGCGCAAGGGGAAGATCATCCCCGGCTACGAGCTCAGCGTCTCTCTTTCCTGGGAAGGCGAGGCGAAGGATTCGGAAGGGAAGACGATCTCGAAGGCGGAGGGGTCGGTGGATATGCCGTATATCTCCGATGAGAATGCGGATGAGGATCCGGAGGTTAGGGTTTCGGTTAAGGACGAGGGGGCGGTTGGGAAGACGCTGAAGGAGGCGATGGTGAAGAAGGGGAAGGGGGTTGTTTTGGAGAAGGTTAGGGTTTTTGTGGAGGCTATGGCGAGAGGAGGGCCGTGTAGGGATGAATTGGAGAATAAGAAGGTGGCTCCTAAGTCAGCTCCGGCGGCGGCAACTGTGGAGAAGACTAGTACTTTGCCTGCTGTGGTGGTGAAAGAGAAGAAGAAGGTGAAGACAAAGGAAGGGTTCAAGACGATTACTATGACTGAGAAGTTTAGTTGTAGAGCTAAGGACTTGTATGAGATCTTGATGGATGAGAACCGTTGGAAAGGATTCACGCAGAGCAATGCTAAGATTAGTAAAGATGTGAATGGGCCCATTAGTGTTTTTGATGGTTCGGTTACTGGGATGAATGTGGAGCTTGAGGAAGGAAAGTTGATTGTGCAGAAGTGGAGGTTTGGGAGCTGGCCTGATGGTCTTGATTCAACG GTGAAGATAGCTTTTGAGGAACCTGAACCAGGAGTCACCATTGTCAATCTTACTCATACCGACGTTCCTGAAGAAGACAG GTACGGGAATGCAACTGTGGTGGAAAACACGGAGAGAGGATGGAGAGACCTGATCTTCCATAGGATCCGTGCTGTTTTCGGGTTTGGAATGTGA
- the LOC106293067 gene encoding DNA-3-methyladenine glycosylase isoform X1, which produces MKTPPRGSKRVDQESDLPKVTTPVALRAAREKKHCSKARAVRVRPEYPLTRISPEMKLMPPEFFQIDALDLAPRLLGKFLRRDDVVLRITEVEAYRPNDSACHGRSGVTPRTAPIFGPGGHAYVYLCYGLHMMLNIVADKDGVGAAVLIRSCSPVTGLETIQERRGQKIDKPLLLNGPGKVGQALGLSTQWSHHPLYSPAGGLEVLDGGEDVEKVLVGPRVGIDYALPEHVNALWRFAIANTPWISAPKNTLKPLTSTHSS; this is translated from the exons ATGAAAACGCCGCCTCGTGGATCGAAGCGGGTTGATCAGGAATCGGATCTACCCAAGGTTACAACTCCAGTGGCTCTACGTGCAGCACGAGAGAAGAAGCACTGTTCCAAGGCTCGGGCGGTTCGGGTCAGACCCGAGTACCCACTGACCCGCATTTCCCCCGAGATGAAGCTTATGCCTCCTGAGTTCTTTCAAATCGACGCGCTTGATCTAGCTCCGCGTCTGCTCGGGAAGTTCCTGAGGAGAGACGATGTTGTCCTACGGATCACAGAG GTAGAAGCTTATAGACCAAATGACTCAGCTTGCCATGGACGTTCCGGGGTTACCCCACGGACCGCACCTATT TTTGGACCAGGAGGACATGCCTATGTTTATCTTTGTTACGGTCTTCATATGATGCTCAATATTGTTGCTGATAAGGATGGAGTTGGAGCCGCTGTTTTGATACGGTCTTGTTCTCCTGTTACCG GGCTGGAGACCATACAGGAGCGCCGTGGCCAGAAAATCGACAAACCCCTTCTTTTAAATGGACCAGGAAAG GTGGGGCAAGCGCTTGGACTTTCAACACAGTGGTCTCATCATCCCCTCTATTCTCCTG CAGGAGGATTGGAGGTTCTGGATGGAGGAGAAGATGTGGAGAAAGTATTGGTTGGTCCTCGAGTCGGGATAGATTATGCATTGCCTGAACATGTCAATGCCTTGTGGAGATTTGCCATTGCAAACACTCCATGGATAAGTGCTCCTAAGAACACTCTTAAGCCTCTAACTTCAACCCACAGCTCTTAG
- the LOC106293067 gene encoding DNA-3-methyladenine glycosylase isoform X2: MKTPPRGSKRVDQESDLPKVTTPVALRAAREKKHCSKARAVRVRPEYPLTRISPEMKLMPPEFFQIDALDLAPRLLGKFLRRDDVVLRITEVEAYRPNDSACHGRSGVTPRTAPIFGPGGHAYVYLCYGLHMMLNIVADKDGVGAAVLIRSCSPVTGLETIQERRGQKIDKPLLLNGPGKVGQALGLSTQWSHHPLYSPGGLEVLDGGEDVEKVLVGPRVGIDYALPEHVNALWRFAIANTPWISAPKNTLKPLTSTHSS, from the exons ATGAAAACGCCGCCTCGTGGATCGAAGCGGGTTGATCAGGAATCGGATCTACCCAAGGTTACAACTCCAGTGGCTCTACGTGCAGCACGAGAGAAGAAGCACTGTTCCAAGGCTCGGGCGGTTCGGGTCAGACCCGAGTACCCACTGACCCGCATTTCCCCCGAGATGAAGCTTATGCCTCCTGAGTTCTTTCAAATCGACGCGCTTGATCTAGCTCCGCGTCTGCTCGGGAAGTTCCTGAGGAGAGACGATGTTGTCCTACGGATCACAGAG GTAGAAGCTTATAGACCAAATGACTCAGCTTGCCATGGACGTTCCGGGGTTACCCCACGGACCGCACCTATT TTTGGACCAGGAGGACATGCCTATGTTTATCTTTGTTACGGTCTTCATATGATGCTCAATATTGTTGCTGATAAGGATGGAGTTGGAGCCGCTGTTTTGATACGGTCTTGTTCTCCTGTTACCG GGCTGGAGACCATACAGGAGCGCCGTGGCCAGAAAATCGACAAACCCCTTCTTTTAAATGGACCAGGAAAG GTGGGGCAAGCGCTTGGACTTTCAACACAGTGGTCTCATCATCCCCTCTATTCTCCTG GAGGATTGGAGGTTCTGGATGGAGGAGAAGATGTGGAGAAAGTATTGGTTGGTCCTCGAGTCGGGATAGATTATGCATTGCCTGAACATGTCAATGCCTTGTGGAGATTTGCCATTGCAAACACTCCATGGATAAGTGCTCCTAAGAACACTCTTAAGCCTCTAACTTCAACCCACAGCTCTTAG